AATATTGGTGCATGAGGTGGTATTGTCGGTTACCGTTACAAAAATATCGTAATTGCCTGCAGGCAATAAATTACCCCGGTCTTCAGAGTATTCCGTTTCTGATCCAAAATCCCCGGTAGACCATTGGTAAGAATAATTGGCTCCTTCGATGACCTCGAGGAAGACATCTTCTCCTTCACAAGTGGAATAACCGTCATTGAAGAAGGCTGTTGGCTGGCCGTAATCATTGTATTCTACCGCTCTTATCGGAGCATCCGGAGCCGGCACGACCTCAACGACTACAACGGCAGGGGTATAACTACAACCATTTACATCTGTCAGGGTTACTTCGTACACCCCTTCTTCTCCGACCGTAATGGATTCCGTAATTTCATCCGTTGACCACACCCAGCTTACTCCTCCTGCAGGTGCCGTAAGGGTAATAGAATCCCCTTCACACAATGGCAAAGAACCTGACAGCGCAATTTCCCCAATAAGGGTATTCGGCTCTATCGTAATATCACGGCTGAATGTATTAGAACAGCCATAAATACTTTGCACAAACAAGGTTACTGTATAAACGCCCGGATTGTCATACAAATGATAAGCATCAAAAATCTCCGAGGTATTTTTATTGCCGCTGGCCGGATCGCCAAAATCCCATTGCACGTAAGTTACTGTATTAGAGACTTCTGCAATAAATCCTGAAGCCGTAGCCGCACAACCTATTGCCGGTTCTTCAAAGTTAACGGGTGGGGCGGGGTAAACATTGAGTACTCGGGTGATGGTGGACAAACATCCGTTGTCAGCCATTGCCGTAAGGGTCACGTTATAGGAACCTTCCGATGCGAAAATATGAGTCGGATTCTGGTCCGTTGAAGTATTGTTGGCTCCACTGGCCGGATCGCCGAAATCCCATTGCCAGGAGACGATATTCACAAAAGGCAGGAATGTCGATAAGTCGAAAAATTCAATCACCTCTCCCGGACAAGCGTTGTCCACTTCAAAATCAGCCGCCATCAGCGAGGTGTCGACTCGTAATGCCGGGCAGGAGATCAGATCTCCCGTTGCATTGATATAGTCGGCCCACATAATCACTTTAAAAAAGCCGGCCTGTGAAAAGGCGTGGGTCGGATTCGGTCCGGTAGCGTAATTGGAAGCGCCGCTTTCAGGATCACTAAAATTCCATGTTTCGGATCCTGCCACCGGTGTCACGCCCGATGCTTGCTGATAAGCTCTTTCATTGCAGGTAATGCCTCCCAGCAGGTCAAAATTGCCGCCGGAAAAAACGCAATCCGGGCCACCACCGATACCGCCGCCACTGCCGCAATCGCCAATCTCAATGACATTGGAACCGGCCGTACAACCGTATGAATCAGTAATCTCCACGGAGTAATTCCCGTATGCTATTGCCTGGTAAACCGGATCATCTGTTCCTACCGGGGAACCGTTTAGATACCATTGGTAGGAATACCCGGCGCTTGAATTGATAGCATACAAGGTAGCATCTGGCGGTACGCCGCAGAATACCGTAGGGTCGGGCGTGGAAATATTGATCACTGACGCCGGCTTGGCATCGATATAAAAAGTGGTGTCGCCCACGCAGCCGTACTGATTGGTCACACTTACCCGGTAATAACCAGGGCCGATATCCGGCGTGGCCAAAGTGGAAACGAGGGTTCCAAATTCATCTTTCCATTCGTAACTGTCGAAAGCCTGTGTGGTCTGCACCATTGCCAGGCCTGCCGGGCAAAGTTCTGCGGGATGGGTCACCACCGGTTGAGGTAATGGATATACATTTACGTTCATAGAGGTCGATTCACTACAAGCTGACAACTCTACCACTGCAGCACCGTCTTCAAACCAGATGATCTCAATAGTACTCAAAGACGGATCGCCAATAATGGTTCCGGCAGAAGCCGGATTGATCGACCAGCCGTAATCGATCCCTGCATAATATTCAGTGGTAAATACGCTGATCTGGTCACGACATACATCACTCGTACCGGTTATGGTGAATCCTGCTATGGCTTGTACGGAAAGATCTAAAGCCTCAGATTCACAGGGGATTCCTGTTGAATTGATCTGTACCACGCTCAACTCATAAGGTCCGGCATTACCCCAGGTAACGGTGATCGGGTTACCGTATCTTTCTGTAATGGTTCCACCATTGTTGACCTGCCACCTGAAATTATTTTCAGGAGTGCCGGAATCCGCTTCATAACTATAGGGAGTGCCGGGACAAATATTCGTTTCTCCGTTAATGGCATTTACCTGTGGCGGGGTGGGCACGACGTTTACATTCATTTCAAAAACATCGGTACAATAATCATCCGGCACCACAGGAACAGCAGTCAGCTTAAAATAACCGGTTCCAAAATTCCAGTCGATCACCGGATCAGTGGCGGCATTGATGGTTTGTACTACCGTTCCGTTTTGGGAAATAGTCCAATTACAGCCGAAACTCATATTATTCTGAGTATTGATCGCCGCATAGGTTTCGCTGTCGTTTTCACAAACTTCAATAGTTCCTGTGAGATAATATTCAGGTTCAACTTCTACGGTTAATGTTGCTTCCCCTCCACATTCGAGGTAACAATTTTCATAGCTTACACTTATGGTCTGAGCGGCGGAGGGATAAAACTGGTTGTTCCATTCCACGGTGATTTCATGGGTACCCTGTCCGGCGATAATGGTTCCGAAATTGGTAACGGCCCAAATGTATTCAGTAGCTTCATAAGCCGGGAGGCTGTAAACTTCCACGGCTCCTTTACAAACATTAACTTTTCCCTGTATCGGTGCATTATCCGTGATGATGGGCACTTCGACAAATGTGGGCGCCAGGCAGAAATTCGCTCCGCCACAATCATCGACCTGCAATTCAATCGTCCCAATCGGGCCGCTGACCCAATCGATGGTAATAAAGTTATCTCCGGGGCCACCGCCATTGATCACATTACCGTTGCTGCTGACATTCCAAAAATAGGTGCCGCAGGAAGCATCGGAAGTGTAGGTGATCGTTTCTCCTTCACAGACAGTCGCCACACAATCCACATTGGGGTTTTCGGCGTTGATGACCTGGACCAGAACACTGGTGGTGTCGGAACAAAGGCATTCGTTGTAGGCAATGAGTTGAACCGTATAGGAACCCGGTGATTGATAAGTAAATTCGGGGTTGGTTTCTTCCGAACTGCCGATTCCGAAATTCCATTCATAGGTGGAAGCGCCGGTACTCAGGTTCTCAAAATAAATGGTTTGTCCTTCGCAAACCGTAATCACTCCGCTTTCAGCGGCAGGATTGCTGCCTATAGCTGCAGTGGGATCATCGAGAATATCCACGCAGGAAGTGGCCTGTCCTCCACAATACTGATCCCAAAAGAAAGCGGAAACTGACCCCGTCCCGGGAGTCCCCCAGTTAACAGTAACTGTTCCCGCACTATCGTTGACGATATAACTGTCAGCACCGAGTACCGTCCAGGTGGCTAATCCCGTAGTGCCTCCCCAAGTGTTTTCCGCCCAGTAGGTGACGGTGGAATTAGCACATACTTTTTGACATATATTGGTATTGGGGCCGCCGGCAATGCTATCATTGGCAGGACATACATCCTGGGCATTGGAGTATAGAAAATATTGCTGGTAAGGCTGCCAAAAAATATCGATACAACCCGTAGCAGAGATTCCGGTAGCATCGGTCACCACGACACAATAGGTGAAGGTACCCGGAATTTCATCACAAATGAGGAAATACTCGTCGGTGGAGGTCATCCCATTATTCCAGTTATAAACATAGGGTGCCTGACCACCTGTCACCGTGACGTAAACTTCTACACATTCTCCGGTACAAGGCGGCTGCAGATATTCAATAAATACCTGCATTTGAGCAAAGAGGCCCGAAAAAGAAATAGAAAGTAAAAAGGTAAAAAGAGCGCGTTTTAGTTTTAGGAATTTCATACTTTAGAAAAATTAAAGGGTTTCCGTAATTGAGAGAAGTTGTCGAAGTAGACACTTGAATAAAATAATTCGCTGCCTAAGTGGGAACAACAATTTATGGATAGTTAAAAGAAAGGCCAAATAGGCAGCATCCTTCAACTTTTTGTGTCAAATTGTCCTAAACCAGTAAATGGCAGGTAATTTGATGGTTATTTCCTGAAATAAGTAGCTGTTCCTCGAAAAAATGAAAGGGTTAAGCGAAAGGAAAATAAAAATTAAACAGCTTTCCTTTTTTTAGCTCTCTATATATACTATTTTTCCAAAAAAATAGAGTTTCGAGCCACAGGAAACCAAAAACAAGCAACAATTATGACATACGATAATTTCACGACAAAATCACAAGAAGCCATCATGAAGGCCCAGCAGATCGCCGGAGGGCTTGATCAGCAACAAGTGGATACGCCCCATTTGCTTTCAGGAATTTTGCAAACCGATGAAGATGTTTCAAAATTCCTCCTGCAAAAAATGGATGTAAATATTCTTGTCCTCAAGAAACAGCTTGATGAGGAAGTCAGAAAATATCCCAAAGTAGAGGGCTCAGATAAACAATTTTTGAGCAATGATGCCAATAAAGCATTGGCTGCCGCTAAAAAATTTCTCACAGAGTTTGAAGATGAATTCATTTCTCTTGAACTTATTATGTTGGGAATCCTCAGTGGAAAAGACAAGGGCGCAAGTATCCTGAAAGATTTAGGAGCCACCATTGACGGTCTGAAAGCGGCCATCAAGGAATTGCGGAAAGGCAGAAAGGTGACCGATCAAAGTGCGGACAATACCTACAATTCATTAAAGAAATTTGCCATCAACCTCAATGAAAGAGCTGAAAACGGCAAACTGGATCCTATCATAGGCCGCGACGAGGAGATCCGGCGCGTGCTACACATTCTTTCTCGCAGAAAGAAAAATAACCCTTTGCTCATCGGTGAGGCCGGGGTGGGTAAAACAGCTATCGTTGAAGGCATTGCCTGGCGTATCGTCAAACAGGATGTTCCGGAAAATCTAAAGTCTAAAAAAATATTTGCCCTGGATGTTGCTTCGCTGATCGCAGGAGCAAAATACAAAGGAGAATTTGAAGAACGCCTGAAAAGCGTCATCAAAGAAGTCACGGAATCGGATGGAGAATACATCTTGTTTATCGATGAGATCCATACCCTCATTGGTGCCGGTGGCGGACAAGGAGCCATGGATGCAGCCAATATACTGAAACCCGCCCTCGCACGTGGAGAACTGCGTACCATCGGGGCAACCACCCTGGATGAATACCAAAAATACTTTGAAAAAGACAAGGCTTTGGTAAGGCGTTTTCAGACCATTCTCATCGAGGAACCGAGTATTGAAGATACCATTTCCATCCTCCGTGGATTACAGGAACGTTACGAGGTGTATCATAAAATTGAGATCCTGGACGAGGCCCTCATTGCGGCCGCTGAATTGTCAGCAAGGTATATTTCTGACCGTGCATTGCCCGACAAGGCCATTGACCTGATTGATGAGGCTGCTGCCAAATTGAGGCTGGAGCTGGATTCTCTGCCGGAGGAAGTGGACGAATGGGACAGGAAAGTGCGTCAGCTTGAGATCGAGCGGGAAGCGATAAAGAGAGAGAAGAAAAACGAAGCGAAACTTCAGAGCATCAATGAGCAAATCGCCAATTCAAAGGAAAAACGCGATTCCATACGCGCTTCCTGGAAAAACGAAAAGGAAATCGTCGATACCATCCAGGAGATCAAAAAGCATATCGAACAGCTCGAAATGGAAGCTGACCGGGCAGAACGCAACAGCGACTTTGAAACGGTAGCCAAGATTCGTTACGGCGAACTGCAAAAGCAGCAGGCTATGCTGATGGCCGGGGAAGAAAAACTCGATAAACTTCCCGAGGGAAGCCGCTTTACGAATGATGAAGTGAATGCCAATGATATCGCAGATATTATTGCCAAGTGGACCGGCATCCCGGTTACAAAAATGCTGCAAAGCGAGAAAGATAAATTGTTGCACCTCGAAGATGAGATTGGCAAACGACTGATCGGTCAACAGGAAGCCGTACGGGCCGTTTCCGATGCCGTAAGACGGAGCCGGGCTGGATTGCAGGACCCAAACAGGCCTATTGGCTCTTTTATTTTCCTCGGCCCTACCGGAGTCGGAAAAACCGAGTTGGCAAAGACCCTTGCAGAAGTCCTCTTCGATGACGAAAGAGCTATCACAAGGATCGATATGAGTGAATTCCAGGAACGCCACGCCGTATCGCGGCTCGTAGGGGCGCCTCCGGGATATGTAGGCTATGATGAAGGCGGACAATTGACGGAGGCGGTTCGCAGAAGACCTTACTCCATCATCTTGCTGGACGAGATCGAAAAGGCTCACCCGGACACCTTTAACATCCTGCTACAGGTGCTTGATGACGGACGTTTGACCGACAACAAAGGTCGTGTAGCCGATTTCAAAAACACCATCATCATCATGACTTCCAATATGGGTGCCGAGATCATCCTGGAGAATTTCGAGGACCTGGATGCCCTGGGAGAGGATCATCGGAGGGATATCATGGAAACGACAAAAGAAGAAGTTTTTGAAAAACTGAAGGAAGAGTTGCGCCCTGAATTTCTGAACCGGATCGACGAGCAGATCATGTTTACGCCGCTTTCCCTCGCAGAGATCAAGCAAATTTTACTGCTTTTGCTCAAGAAAGTGGACAAAATGCTCGCCCGCCAGGGCATCGTCAGTAAGATCAGTGATAATGCATTGAACTGGCTCGCAAAGAGAGGATACAATCCTCAGTTTGGTGCCCGCCCAATGAAACGTGTCCTGCAAAAAGACGTCATCAATGAACTTTCAAAAGTGGTGCTCAGCGGAGAATACGTTACCGGAGATACTATTTATATTGATACAGATAAAAATGGGCTCGTTTTCGGTAAAACACCTTTTAAAGAAGCGGAAAAACCCGCGGAAGTAAAGGCTGCTCCAAAAAAGGATAAAGGCAAAGAAAATGAGCTGGATGCTTTGAAAAAGGCAACCAAAGATGTGGAAGATGCCGTGAAGGATATTGAGGAATAGAATATTCCTAAAAGTGCCTAAAAGTGTGGCCGGATCCTGTAGAGGGTCCGGCCATTTTTTTCATAACTAAAAATTTGCCCCCTTAACCTGGCCAGAGCAGGAACTCACATTTCAAATCATTAATTTTGATGCTATCAGTCATAGAAATTCTACTATTTTTCTTTCCTTTTCCCAATAGGGGCAATGATAAAATACCAGATCCCTCCGGTTAACAAGCTTAAAGCTGCCGAATAGATAATAATTCTTTTAACAGAATAATCCGTAGTAAGAAATTCCAGCGCAATCGTGGATAGGAACATGCCTGTTATAAACACTAATGTCTGTTTTTGAGCAGTGTTTTTCAATTTCATAAGCAATAATATTATCAAGAAAGTAAGAGGACCCAAAAGGCAAAATAGGTTATTATAATTCTTGAAAAACCAATTTTATATTTCATGTTATTTAATTTAATTCTCAAACATTTATGCCTATCCAGGCAGAATACTGATCTTTTCTGCACAATACCTAAACAAGTGATACCCCTTTCCCCCGCTGCCGACAACATCGAACAACAATTCCGGATGGGTAATCCGCGTGGCACCGATGGCCGTGACTTTATGGTCAAATAAAACATCGGGGATGAGACTGCTGGAAGGTCCGGTGATGACCACCTGGGTACCTGGTGAAATGGCCGCCAGCAAATCGTCGATGGTATTATTGACCAGGGTGAGTCCCGTAATGATAACCACATCAGAAACCGGTACAACGATTTCGTATTGACTGGCCGGCACGAAAAATTTTTTCTGGTGATCCAGCAGGGCGGATTCATTCAATTCCAGTACATGCAGCGTATTTTCGGTGGCCGACAGTTTTTCAATGTATGACTGGAATGCCCCCACTATGGTAATAACCTTTGGGGGTTGTAAATCGATCAGGTCAACCGGGTCTGCATTTTGGATGATCCTGTAATGGCCTTCTTCAAGTATTTTGGCAGAAATGGCATTGAGCACCGCCGTTTTCAGGGTGTCTATCAAGCCTGATTTTTTTTCGGTCTCAAACAAATCCGTCACTTTTTGCCCTTTGATGTTTCCCGGTGTAAAAGCCGAAAAATCACGGTTCTTTTTTCCGCAATAAGTATCCTCATCGAAAAGGGTACTGGCCAGCCCGTAGCTTTGGTCACTCAATTTTACCGCAGACATGAATGTCCCAATCCGAATATCTTCAATCAACAAATCTTTTATACGGGATCCGTATTTTAAATGAAGCAGTTCGTAGGTTTTTGCGATAATCATTTTTATTTTTTTATTCAATATTTTTCATAAAAATCGAATCTTTTGCCAGAAAGCCCGTAAGCAAGATATTTACTCTTTTGATAAATCTACCCCTTCCTGTGCCTCCAGAAGTTCTTCCTGCTCAATTTCCCGCGCCTGGGACAGGGCCGTGGCCACAAGACCCGCCGGTACAGTCACGATCCCCACACCGATGATCAGTACGAAAAAAGTGAACATCTTACCGCCCAGGGTAATGGGATACACATCTCCATATCCTACTGTAGTCAGGGTAACAATAGCCCACCACAGGCTGTGGAAAATGGAGGCGAAATGATCCGGCTGAGCTTCGTGCTCGAAAAAATAAATGCCCGAAGCGGTGAGAAAAATAAGAATTCCCGTCACGATAAAAAAAAGAACAATTTCTTCCTTTACAATGCCGGCGGCAATATGAAACCTGTTTAGGGCTTTATTGTATCGGATCAGTTTCAGCGCCCTGAATATCCTGAAAACACGAAAGGCACGAAGATATCTCAGGTCAATGCTTCCCGGCAGGTAAAAGGGAAGAATGGCCAAAAGATCAATGATACCGTAGAAACTGAAAATATACTTAAAAGGCTTTTTTGCTATGAAAATCCGCGTCAGGTATTCCAAAGAAAAAAAGGCCACACAGATTAACTCGATCAGATTGAGCAAGGCAATCAGCTGTTCTGAATTATCGGGCAGGGTTTCTATCGAAAAAGAGATTAAGGAAATGAGTATAAGGAACTGAATGCCGTAATCAAACCATTTACCGGCTCTGGTCGTGTTATCTTCAACAATAGTTCTTAGATAGCTTCTCATATTATCCTTAATTTATTAGAAGAACAATAGGCTTTTTGATGTATTTACACCCTTGATTCAACAATGATAAAGTACCCGATTCCTATGCATTTGAACCTTTGCCGGGGCATTTCAACATGGAAAAGGCAAAATACTCCAGCATATTCCTCACTTCATCATAATTGTCGTTCTTGACTGAAACGTCCGTAAGCGCCGTAAGGTGCAAGGCAAAGTATATGTGATTGTTAGCCATTTCAAAAAGAGTGGAGGCCAGGGCATGGGGGTATGAAAAATTCGGATCTATCTCTAAAATCACATTCGCCACTTTCTGAGATAATTTTTTATAATTGGCAAAAAAACCGTCCCTGTTTTCTTTGTCAATCTGTTTGGTATGATATGCCTTGGTTCCTTCTGAAATGATGAGTCGGTGCAAAATACTTTCATTGACATAATCGATGGAAGGATTGTCTTTTGAAGCAAAAACAAAGGTTTCGATGATTTTTTCAAGCTTTCGCTCCGGATCATCAATATTCATGGTATTGATGTCGATCAGGTAACTCACCCATTCCCAGTACCAGGAAACCAAATAGATCAACAACAGATGCTTATTTTCAAAATACCGATAAACAGAGGCTTCCGTTGAACTCATCTGTTGTGAAAGCTTTTTGAAATTAAAATCTTCAAATCCAATCTCATCAATCAAAATGATACTGTGCCTGATGATTTTTTGTCCTAGGGAAGTCTCCTGCGGATCCCTAAGATAAAGCTTACTATTCAGGCTTATTTTTATTCCAACCGACATTTTTACTGATCTTTTTTACAAAAGTAAATATTTATTTAAACAATGGCGACCTTATGTTGTTATAGCGTTGTAATTATTTTTAATAGTATAGCTATCATTATTCAAAGTTTTTATATACATTTGTACTGCGCAATTCCTGAATGATCTTCAGGATGGTTTACAGCAAATATTAATTCACTAAAAATTACTACAAAATTTGTCATGCCACCCGGAATGACCCGGGATTGTCATGCCTGAATTCAAAATCAAAATGTCATGAGTCCAACTAAGAACGATGGAATTTTAAAGAACCTTAAACACGACATGCCGGCTTCTTTGGTCGTATTTTTGGTTGCGGTACCTTTATGCTTAGGAATTGCCCTGGCATCGGGAGCCCCCCTGTTTTCAGGAATTATTGCAGGAATTATCGGGGGAATTGTTGTAGGTGCCCTGAGTGGCTCGCAGCTGGGGGTTAGCGGACCGGCTGCAGGATTGGCCGTAATCGTTTTAACGGCTATCCAGGAATTGGGAGCTTTTGAAATTTTCCTCATGGCCGTGGTTATAGGGGGTATATTCCAATTGATACTGGGGTATGCCAAAGCGGGAATCATCGGATACTATTTCCCTTCCTCGGTGATCAAAGGGATGCTCTCGGGCATCGGTATCATCATTATCCTCAAACAAATTCCCCATGCCTTTGGCTACGATAAGGATTATGAAGGGAGTGTAGCCTTTGCCCAACCTGATGGGCACAATACCTTTTCCGAATTGTTTTTCATGTTTGAAGCCATCAGTCCGGGCGCGGTAATCATCACGGTGCTTTCCATGGCCATCCTGCTCCTTTGGGAACGCCCTTTTATGAAAAAAATCAAATTGTTCCAGATCGTACAAGGGCCCTTAATTGTCGTCGCGCTGGGCATATTCTTAAACCTGATCTTTCAGCAGATTCCTTCTTTTGCTCTAAGGGCGGAGCAGGTAGTAACCCTTCCGGTTGCTGAAAGTCTATCCGGATTTTTCAGCCAGTTTACCTTTCCGGATTTCAGCCAGATCACCAATCCGGCCGTATGGATCACAGGGGTCACCCTGGCCATTGTGGCCAGCCTGGAAACCCTGCTAAGCCTGGAAGCGACAGATAAACTTGATCCTTACAAAAGGGTTTCACCGGCCAACCGTGAATTAAAGGCCCAGGGAATAGGAAACATCCTTTCCGGGCTGGTGGGCGGATTGCCCATCACCCAGGTGATCGTCAGAAGCTCTACAAATATCCAGTCAGGCGGCCGGACCAAAATGTCGGCCATCCTTCACGGATTCATCTTGTTTCTTTCTGCTATTGCCATCCCTGCTGTATTGAATTTAATCCCGCTGGCAAGTCTGGCTGCCATTTTGTTTATGGTGGGATACAAACTGGCTAAACCTGCTTTATTCAAAGAAATGTACGGGCTAGGTAAAAAGCACTTCATCCCTTTTATGGTAACCATTTTAGGTATTGTATTCACTGACTTACTTACAGGGATCGGAATCGGCCTTGTAGTAGCGATCATGAACATATTGTACAACAACTACAAAAAACCATTTCTTTTTGAGTCAGAAAAACATTTGAAAGACGGTATCATCAGGCTGGAACTGGCGGAAGATGTAACCTTCATCAACAAAGCGAGCATCCAGCGCACCCTCTCCCAAATACAGGACGGATCAAAAGTGATCATCGATGCCACAAAATCCGTGTATATCGATCAGGATGTCATCGAGATCATCCGGGAATTTGAAACAAATGCCGAATACCGGGATATTCAACTGAAAATCATCAATTTAGAATCTAATGGAGTGAGCAACCAGGCCCGAAAAATGAAACGTGCCCTGGAGGATAATATTCTTGAAAAGAAAAGTGAACCAATACTCAATTAAACCATAATTTTTTAATAATTTTAAAAATTAATTGTCATGAAAAATACCATATTTCCAGAAGTCCCTGTAGTCACTCAAACACCTGATACACAAGCTAAAATTACTCCTGCCGAGGCCATAAAAATGCTCAAACAAGGGAATGCCCGATTCAAAGAAGGCAATCCAATCCCGCGTGATTTACACGCTCAGATCGAACAAACGGCCACAGGCCAGTTTCCCTTTGCCGCTATCGTAAGTTGCATTGATTCACGTATTCCTACCGAAATGATCTTCGACCAGGGGATCGGTGATATCTTCAACGCCCGGATAGCGGGTAATTTCGTCAACCCTGACATTTTGGGAAGTCTTGAATTTGCCTGCAAACTGGCCGGCTCTAAAGTCGTGGTAGTTATGGGACATACTTCCTGCGGAGCCGTAAAAGGGGCTTGCGATGAAGCTAAATTAGGCAATCTGACTCAAATGTTAGATAAAATAATGCCGGCAGTAAACGCCATAAAAACGCCCGAAGGAGTAGACAGAAGTTCCGCAAATACCCCATTCGTTGATAAGGTGGCTGCCAAAAACGTGGAGTTAGCCATTAAAAATATAAAAGTTCAAAGCCCGGTTTTAAATAAAATGTACCAAAACGGGGAAATAGACATCATCGGCGCCATGTATGACGTCAACACAGGAAGGGTAAAATTTCTCTAACATACTTGCAGTTCAATGGTTTATCCGTTATTCCCTCTCTCCTGAGAGGGAATACGGATAACTATAAGTTTCCTGGAATAAATTCATATAGGAAAATGCTTTTTTAACCTCTCCAGGAATTCATCCTTTCTCCGTCGGGCAATAGGCACCTTCGAGCCGTCCGTCATCAGTACATACCCCCCATCCTCCCGGAGAATCTTCCTGACCTGAGCAAGATTTACAATATGCGACTGGTGGAGCTTGAAGAAGCTTTCTTCCGGCATCAGGTCTTCAAAATCCTTCATCGGCCGGGCGATGAGGTGGCGTTCATGATTCACCAGGAAAAAGGTGGTATAACCGGCGTCTGATTCCAATCGAATGATCTGGTCAAGGGCCAGGAACACCATGCCCTCGTTGCTGGTAAGGGTGATTTTGTCGATCTGCCCGGTGCGGGCGCTTTCCAGCAAATGGTCGATTTTAGTGGAAACAAATTCCGGCATGTCTGTTTTGATCCGGTCAACAGCCTGTGCAAGTTCGACCGGATTGATGGGTTTTAACAAATAATCCATAGCATGATACCGAAAAGCTTTTAAGGCAAATTCATCATGAGCTGTGGTGAAAATAACGTGAAAAGTAGCTTTGGGGAATTTATTCAGCAGATCAAACCCGGTTCCGTCTTCCATGGAAATATCGAGTAAAATACCGTGAGGTTTGGTTTGCCGGATGAGCACAAATGCACTCTCCACCCCATCTGCCTCTCCACAAATTTCCACATCCGGGCACAGTGTATCCAACAATATTCTGAGGGATTGCCTGGCGTCCGGTTCGTCGTCTATGATGGCTATACGCTTCATTTTATAAATTATTTGATCTAAATGTCTTCGGATATTCCTATGCGAATAATGACTTCTGTACCGCTTATTTTCCCATTTTCGTCAACCCTGTTTTTGGTACTTACAGCATCATTTTTTTCTCCGCTAAAGAGCAGATCCAACCGGCGGCTGGTGATGGACATCCCAAAAGATTTGTGTCCTTTGGACGATTCCATGTTGCCAGCTTCAGGCTTGATTCCTG
This sequence is a window from Lewinellaceae bacterium. Protein-coding genes within it:
- a CDS encoding TetR/AcrR family transcriptional regulator, which codes for MSVGIKISLNSKLYLRDPQETSLGQKIIRHSIILIDEIGFEDFNFKKLSQQMSSTEASVYRYFENKHLLLIYLVSWYWEWVSYLIDINTMNIDDPERKLEKIIETFVFASKDNPSIDYVNESILHRLIISEGTKAYHTKQIDKENRDGFFANYKKLSQKVANVILEIDPNFSYPHALASTLFEMANNHIYFALHLTALTDVSVKNDNYDEVRNMLEYFAFSMLKCPGKGSNA
- a CDS encoding SulP family inorganic anion transporter; translation: MSPTKNDGILKNLKHDMPASLVVFLVAVPLCLGIALASGAPLFSGIIAGIIGGIVVGALSGSQLGVSGPAAGLAVIVLTAIQELGAFEIFLMAVVIGGIFQLILGYAKAGIIGYYFPSSVIKGMLSGIGIIIILKQIPHAFGYDKDYEGSVAFAQPDGHNTFSELFFMFEAISPGAVIITVLSMAILLLWERPFMKKIKLFQIVQGPLIVVALGIFLNLIFQQIPSFALRAEQVVTLPVAESLSGFFSQFTFPDFSQITNPAVWITGVTLAIVASLETLLSLEATDKLDPYKRVSPANRELKAQGIGNILSGLVGGLPITQVIVRSSTNIQSGGRTKMSAILHGFILFLSAIAIPAVLNLIPLASLAAILFMVGYKLAKPALFKEMYGLGKKHFIPFMVTILGIVFTDLLTGIGIGLVVAIMNILYNNYKKPFLFESEKHLKDGIIRLELAEDVTFINKASIQRTLSQIQDGSKVIIDATKSVYIDQDVIEIIREFETNAEYRDIQLKIINLESNGVSNQARKMKRALEDNILEKKSEPILN
- a CDS encoding DUF364 domain-containing protein, which produces MIIAKTYELLHLKYGSRIKDLLIEDIRIGTFMSAVKLSDQSYGLASTLFDEDTYCGKKNRDFSAFTPGNIKGQKVTDLFETEKKSGLIDTLKTAVLNAISAKILEEGHYRIIQNADPVDLIDLQPPKVITIVGAFQSYIEKLSATENTLHVLELNESALLDHQKKFFVPASQYEIVVPVSDVVIITGLTLVNNTIDDLLAAISPGTQVVITGPSSSLIPDVLFDHKVTAIGATRITHPELLFDVVGSGGKGYHLFRYCAEKISILPG
- the clpB gene encoding ATP-dependent chaperone ClpB; this encodes MTYDNFTTKSQEAIMKAQQIAGGLDQQQVDTPHLLSGILQTDEDVSKFLLQKMDVNILVLKKQLDEEVRKYPKVEGSDKQFLSNDANKALAAAKKFLTEFEDEFISLELIMLGILSGKDKGASILKDLGATIDGLKAAIKELRKGRKVTDQSADNTYNSLKKFAINLNERAENGKLDPIIGRDEEIRRVLHILSRRKKNNPLLIGEAGVGKTAIVEGIAWRIVKQDVPENLKSKKIFALDVASLIAGAKYKGEFEERLKSVIKEVTESDGEYILFIDEIHTLIGAGGGQGAMDAANILKPALARGELRTIGATTLDEYQKYFEKDKALVRRFQTILIEEPSIEDTISILRGLQERYEVYHKIEILDEALIAAAELSARYISDRALPDKAIDLIDEAAAKLRLELDSLPEEVDEWDRKVRQLEIEREAIKREKKNEAKLQSINEQIANSKEKRDSIRASWKNEKEIVDTIQEIKKHIEQLEMEADRAERNSDFETVAKIRYGELQKQQAMLMAGEEKLDKLPEGSRFTNDEVNANDIADIIAKWTGIPVTKMLQSEKDKLLHLEDEIGKRLIGQQEAVRAVSDAVRRSRAGLQDPNRPIGSFIFLGPTGVGKTELAKTLAEVLFDDERAITRIDMSEFQERHAVSRLVGAPPGYVGYDEGGQLTEAVRRRPYSIILLDEIEKAHPDTFNILLQVLDDGRLTDNKGRVADFKNTIIIMTSNMGAEIILENFEDLDALGEDHRRDIMETTKEEVFEKLKEELRPEFLNRIDEQIMFTPLSLAEIKQILLLLLKKVDKMLARQGIVSKISDNALNWLAKRGYNPQFGARPMKRVLQKDVINELSKVVLSGEYVTGDTIYIDTDKNGLVFGKTPFKEAEKPAEVKAAPKKDKGKENELDALKKATKDVEDAVKDIEE
- a CDS encoding ion transporter; protein product: MRSYLRTIVEDNTTRAGKWFDYGIQFLILISLISFSIETLPDNSEQLIALLNLIELICVAFFSLEYLTRIFIAKKPFKYIFSFYGIIDLLAILPFYLPGSIDLRYLRAFRVFRIFRALKLIRYNKALNRFHIAAGIVKEEIVLFFIVTGILIFLTASGIYFFEHEAQPDHFASIFHSLWWAIVTLTTVGYGDVYPITLGGKMFTFFVLIIGVGIVTVPAGLVATALSQAREIEQEELLEAQEGVDLSKE